One stretch of Danio rerio strain Tuebingen ecotype United States chromosome 6, GRCz12tu, whole genome shotgun sequence DNA includes these proteins:
- the sumo2a gene encoding small ubiquitin like modifier 2a, giving the protein MADEKTKDGVKSEKSHINLRVSSQDGSVVQFKIKKHAPLSKLMKVYCDRQGLTRKLIRFMFDGESIKETDTPALLEMEDEDAIEVFQEQLAGLI; this is encoded by the exons ATGGCAGACGAAAAGACGAAG GATGGTGTGAAATCAGAGAAAAGCCACATAAATCTGAGAGTATCTAGCCAGGATGGCTCAGTGGTTCAGTTCAAAATCAAGAAGCACGCACCCCTCAGTAAACTGATGAAAGTATATTGTGACAGGCAG GGGTTAACAAGGAAGCTGATTCGCTTCATGTTTGATGGCGAGTCAATTAAAGAGACTGACACACCAGCTCTG TTGGAAATGGAGGATGAGGATGCCATCGAAGTATTTCAGGAACAGCTAGCTGGCCTGATTTAA
- the jpt1a gene encoding jupiter microtubule associated homolog 1a (The RefSeq protein has 4 substitutions compared to this genomic sequence) → MTTTTTYQGMDPTARNSSRVLRPPGGGSNICFGTDEEKPVKKNKMASSIFAEPEDPHAHRRNNPPGGNPTGVLCGEPSAPLRRCTAQPVNHSNSMVNNNLPVNGENGDEGPISVDCTEEPEPVQEQNETAASSSLSTTEEPAAGLPSSRRNPPGGKSSLILG, encoded by the exons ATGACGACCACCACCACTTATCAAGGCATGGACCCGACCGCGAGGAACAGCTCCAG GGTGCTGCGTCCACCTGGTGGAGGCTCAAATATTTGCTTTGGCACAGATGAAGAGAAacctgtgaaaaaaaataaaatggcatCTAGTATATTTGCCGAACCCGAGGACCCTCATGCCCATCGGAGGAACAATCCACCAG GTGGGAAACCTACAGGTGTGTTGTGTGGAGAACCATCTGCCCCTCTCAGAAGATGTACTGCTCAACCAGTCAACCACAGTAACAGCATGGTTAACAATAATCTACCTGTG AATGGTGAGAATGGTGATGAAGGCCCAATCAGTGTCG ATTGCATGGAAGAACCTGAACATTTTCAGGAGCAAAATGAGACAGCAGCTTCTTCTTCTCTGTCCACAACTGAGGAGCCTGCCGCTGGGCTTCCCTCCAGCCGCAGAAACCCACCGGGGGGCAAATCCTCGCTAATCTTAGGTTAA